CCCATCGGCGCGATGCCCTCGGCGGCGCGACGGTGGTCGTACTCGTGCAGGACGTCGGAGACCACGATCATCTCGGCGTGGGCTTCCCCACCCCGGACCAGGTCGCCGGGGGGCAGCTGGTCCAGGTAGGTGCGGACGAGTGGGTGATGGTTCAGTGGGACGTCCGCCTTCGTGCCCTGGGCTGTCCAGATTCGACCTTCGATGGTCAGATGCGCGGCGGTGTTCGGAGTGACGATCCGATGGATTTCCCGGGCCAGCAGGCTCGACGGATCGGCAGTGCGGGGGGCTGTCGGCTCGGTGGGTTGGCTGCGCCGGTACATCTCCGCCACCACCGTGCTCGGCACCCGGGGCCAGGTGGTGACCTTGCCGGTCTGCTTGTCGATGACTGTCGTCGGCAGGTCTCCGGGGACCGTGCGTACCTCGATGGGCACGACGGACGTGATGACGTAGCCGAGGTCGAACTCGTCGACCATCGCTGTGCACTCGTGGCCGAGGCGCTGCGAGTCGCGACGGGCCCAGGTGGCCGCGAGTTGCTCTACCTGTAGACGGTCGATCACACACTGAAACTACCGGACCACACGGATCGATGGCGGCCGGTATTGTTCCGCTCTACCGACGGTGACGGGAGGGGTGGTGGTGGGGGAACACGCGGACCGGACCGCCAATCGCGAGCTACGGGCCCGATTCGACGACGTGTACGGGCAATACCAGCAGCTCAGGTCCGGTTTGGACACCCTGCAGGCGCGGCTCGCCGAGCTGCGGGTGACTCGACGGTCGGCGGACGGCCAGGTGACGGCCACGGTGGGCGCCCAGGGCCAGTTGATCGACGTCGAGCTGGCGCCGACCGTCTACCGCGATCGGGACGCTGGGGCGCTCAGCCGAAAAATCACCGAAACGATCCGGGCCGCCGCGAGCGCCGCCTCCGACGCCACCCGCGACCTCGTTGCCGAGGCCATGCCGGCCGGCTCCGGCTCGGTGGATTTCCTGCGCACCGGAGATTACGCCGCGCTGCTCGGCCGGGCCGATGCCGTGCTCGGCAGGGGTGAGGGGAAGGCATGACCGACGGGCAGCTCTGGCTCGATCCGTCCCGCGCCCGCCGGGGCGGCGCCGACCTGGCACTCGCGGGCGAGGCGGTGACGGCCCGTCGAGCGGCGGAGGGCGGCGCCATCGAGGCTGCCAGCGGGGCTCGGCCCTGGGGTCGCGACGACATCGGTGCCGCGTTCGAACGCAACTACCGCGGGTTCGAGCAGACCGTGCTGCGGGCCTGGGCGGGCGTCGGGCACCGGCTCACCGAGCTGGGCAGCGATGTGGTCCACGCGGTCGATGCGAGCGTGCAGACCGACGGGGCCAGCGCCGCCCGGTTCGGTCGGGCCGCCGACCAACGCTGACGGCTGGCGACGTCGATGAGCGTGCTGCCGAGCCCGGTTCCACACCCACTGGACCACGCACCCTGGGACGTGCCGGGCTGGATCTACGAGGCCCTCGACTGGGTGGTCGGCGTGCAGTGGCCGGAGGGCAACGAGCGGGCCGTCTGGGACGTCGCCGACCAGTGGTACGGGGTTGCCGCCGTCCTCGCCGGCCCGCACACCGATGCCGCCACCGCCGCCGTCGAGGTGCAAAACTCCTACGGCGGCGTCGGGGCAGTCGACGCCGCGTTCGAGGTCGCCTGGCGGGGGATCGCCGAGGGTGCCGACGCCCCGCTGCCCGTGTTGCTCGCCGTCACCGCCGACCTCGGCCGGCTGGTCGAGGAGTGCGGCTGCGACATCGAGGGCGCCAAGCTCGAAGTCTGGATAGAGCTGGGCATCCTGGTCATCGAACTGCTCTCGGTGGCGGTGGCGGCGATACTCACCGCAGGTGCCGCGACCCCCGCCGCCAGCGCGGCGATCACCGCGACCCGGCTGCTGGTCCAACAGATCTTCAAACGACTGATGGGCCAACTGGCCAGCAAATCTCTCAAACACGGGCTCAAGGAAGCCGGCGAGCGGGCGGCCAAGGAGGTCGCCCAGGGTGGCGTGCGCGGGCTCACCAAGCGGGCCGCCCGGGAGGGGCTGGAGGAAGCCACCGAGGAGGCCGGGGTCACCCTGGCCACCCAGGCGTACCAGAACTCCACCGGGCGGGCCCACGGCCTGGACGTGACCGACCTCGGCGCGTCGGCGGTCGGCGGGCTCGCCGGCGGGGCGGTGGCACCGCTGGCCGGCCTTGGCCGGCACGCGACCGGGCGGGCCGCGCGCATCGGGGAGCACCTGGGGCGGGAGATGACCGGCGAGGTGCTCGCCGACAGCGCTGCCAGCCTGGCCACCGGT
The nucleotide sequence above comes from Micromonospora luteifusca. Encoded proteins:
- a CDS encoding YbaB/EbfC family nucleoid-associated protein — encoded protein: MVGEHADRTANRELRARFDDVYGQYQQLRSGLDTLQARLAELRVTRRSADGQVTATVGAQGQLIDVELAPTVYRDRDAGALSRKITETIRAAASAASDATRDLVAEAMPAGSGSVDFLRTGDYAALLGRADAVLGRGEGKA